The stretch of DNA cttgccttgccttactACAAGGCAATTTTAAGGTTGAGGTTTTCTTACCTCTGAAACAAAGGTTACTTAATAAAACtattatttaaagctgcactaatcaatatgaTTTTGGATGAAATTACTATGAGTAATGTGAAAGGGCTTATTTGTAGTGACAAaccaacagagaattatcacccaactctgcagctctacagagcgttttagcatctttcagctctacAGTCACCAATTCATACTTATCAATTGTACCTGTGTTATTCATTGTTTACTTAACATGGTAAAATATAGCCCCACTGTTGGCTGTTCAGCTTTTACACAAACTACTGTTTGCTTCCAAGATTTGGATATTAGACAAGTCCATCAAAAGGGTATTTATGTCATGTTTTACAGGTACGATGTGCTAACAGGGAAACTGAGAGCAGGTGTGATCAACACTCTGAGCTTTGGAGGGCAGTGCAGGAAAGTATTCAGTGGAGACCATCAAGTCTATTACAGGCTGCCACATAACGTCCTCAGGTACAACTTTGAGGTGAGtccaacagaaaattaatatttcatgttcacaaatatGTGGCATTTGTGGCAAgtcaagatgaaatgaaaaatgcctttttaacccttttagatcacatccaTGGTTATATtgtgcacctatttaacaatatatgccaaaaaatacaaaaaaataaatcaatttctttgtttttctatatCAAaaccaatcatgttttcttcctgtaaaacaaaatatgacgtgCTTATGTAGGTTTGAACAAACCAATTacaaccaataatatcatgacatccacaCATCAATCAATCTTCCATTTTTAGCAGCCCTGAGCTTCATTATGATATGCCCATTTTTCAACGTTCAAATCAAAAGTCCTCCCAATGTCCTGATTGTCTATactgtttcactcagaaatacGTCACGATACGGAAGTTAGATTCTCTAAAAATGCTGGACTTTAAAGTCCTGACTTGCTGACCTCTCGCAGCAAATGTAGTATGAATGTTAGACAGTGAATCATTTAATATGAACTGCTTTACATTTTCATACTTACTTCCTTACTGactgtttgtatgtatttttttcaaagtgtaaattaaagtgttattCCACACTTTGGAACAAACCTCCACCTTTGTAATCTTATCACACTATTTTATAGTGCATTTACATGGGTTACAAGTTTAAAGTTACATGAAATTTGAATGATGaaaggaaaataattattagaaaaataaaacataaacgCAATGAAACAATGGAGGCTAgtaatcattttaaacaaaaagctAAAATACATTATAGAAATAGAAATCCACAAGTATGACACTAAAACAAAAATggctgaaagaaaaaagggTAAAATGGTAAAACAAGAGAATATGTAAACTCATGAGGATGAACGGTGAATGTGGAAATAAAGTTATTAGAGCTTCTCTGATGAAACCAAATGTTGAACTTTGTTGCTTTGTGCTGCAGGTGAAAGTAGACAATGACGAGAGCGATGAATCCTATGACAGCTCCTGGTCCTATATGCAGCACATCCAGGCCAACGCCTTGGTGGGACACGACCGTCGTACCTTCCACAAAGAGCTCAGTGAGACAAAGGTGATGAAGCAGCTCTATAACCTGATCTGCTTCAcaaatcatttattatgttgaGACTTCTGACTTGTGTAAGACCAAAGTGTTTGAACAAACTGACAGATTGACCTGACATTGTTGTGCTTGGGCTCTGACATTAGTTGGGTTAAAAGTTTCCGCTCATCATCTTACAggaaacaatattttttcatatctATCATCCAGGCCCACAGACTCATAATCTTGAAGAATAAAGTGGTGTTGGCCCAGTTCCAAAACTCAGCCCCCCAGTATCTGACTCTAGCTGAAGGCTTCTGGAAAGCTTTGTCCTCACTGCCAGTCACATACGACTACTCGGCCTACCGCCAGCTGCTGCAGACATACGGCACACACTATCTCTCCGAGGGCTCACTCGGAGGCGAATACCAAGCTTTGTTGGAGTTGGACAGCCAGGCATTCGATTCAAACAGTAAGAACTACTGGTGTGAATATTGTTGCTATTTATGTAGCTATTTATGTTCTTTAGTTTAGTGCcacattttaactttttcttttagaggtaattaatttatataaagaaattaattaattttggtTCCTCATGTGACGTGAGGAAAAAACCACCAAGATTGCTGTCAGCTGATCATTTTAGCACTTTGACCTCTATATATATCTGTGGTTCCTGTCTTGTTTGTGTAAAGGTACAACAGATATTGAGTACCAGAGGTGTTGGAAAAAGGTGAAACGCCGTTTCTTCAGAAGGAAAACCAAACTCGTCTGTGAAAAACTGACAAAGGCTTTATCATCCAGCAACAGTGAGTGAAAAGTTTCATATTTAGAGTTTCAAAGCACACTGATTTCTCTGTAATGCAatttcattttgtcagtttggatttaaataaaaaaggaaattaaattacTCAATCTTTCAATCCAGCCTGAGTTCCACTGTCATTTATCTGCAGGCCACAAGACAAACAAGATGCCCATTAAAGTCAACTTGGTCGGTGGAGATACAACCTTCATCGGCGCTCTGAGTGTTCTGGATCTGGAAACCCCAGAAGCAAACGGAGAAGTCTATGACAACTGGGCCTCATCTGTTAAAGACTTCCCTGAAGTCGTAGACCAAAAGGTATGACAATCAGCATCTGGCTGTATCTTAGTACTTGATTTATTGACTGAttcaatgtaatgtaaatagGATCCAAAAAagatatatctactgaataCATCAAATATCTAATACAGCCGAactagtaattacactgcatccAGATGATCTAtattaagaaaaagtaaagatgttggtttatttcacaGGGTATGAAGCCATGTCCCCAATtggtaaaatgctgatttttgggtcagtgttgtgttgtgttgagaaatgttgagCATATCATTAAAATCAACAGAGGAAAATACTTCTAGGCAGCAGGTCATCCAGTCCACCCACCAGACTGataaaataaaggaataaataCAAGGATAAAATTTCATAGTAAAATGTTGAGTAATATGGAGGTTAtagtttgaaaaatgaataacaaatgagaaaaaacaatacagcttctGTGCTCCTGAGTCCTGACTAACAGAAAAACAAACGTGCTGCAGGCACGAAAGATACTGAAATACTTTAGTTTGAAAGTTGTGtcacaaaaaaatggaaaattcgtGTCCGTGTACAcaaatctatagattaaattttgtgactatttcatGAACTGCCGTCATACTGGGTTGGTAGAGGACATGTAAATAAGGATTCTTGGTTTTTGTATTGCAGGGTCCAGCTGTTTAGCCACAGTATATAGTATGTTAGAATACAATATAGGATGATGACACATTTAAAGTCACACTACTGTTTTATTCTAACATAACTTGTTCACTGGCTTAAAGTACTTTGGccgaacaaacaaacagtttgatCCATTCATTACacttttgcttttgtctttttggtTCTGGGAAGGCAAAAATAAATTACACTTCAAGCTCTTTGGAttgtttagggtgtttttaaACACCTTTTCAATATCTGCACATTAATTAACTGTAAACTTGTTCCCCAGCTGCGTCCTCTGTATGAGCTGGTGAAGGAGGTGCATTGTGCAGGTTTGAAGAAGCTCCACCTGAAAAGAGCCATAGAAGAGTACATGGCAGAGGAACATCCCTGCCACTGCCGGCCCTGCCAGAACAACGGCCAGCCGCTGCTGACGGGCACCGAGTGTCGCTGTGTTTGCCGGTTTGGAACCTCCGGTCGAGCCTGTGAGAGGGGAGCTGTGATTGGAGAGCAACCAGGTAAACAACCAGAAGAATCTAAGGATTAATCACAGCTTAGGTAAAAAGtttagtttgggttaaaaatgGTTAAACCAGATTTAATTCAAAATTTGTTCTTTTGCACaattttaatgttaacataGCTAACAAAGCACAAATTTAAGGATTTAAATAGAATTATTTGGTTTGTTACATTTAagcaaatacatacatattctgtatatacaatagatttttttctcttttttttaaaggtgagACTTAATTTAGATTTCATTCAGTAGCAGCACCTTAAGAACTATCTCAACTAAAACTAATCTGTCTCATCTGTCAATTTAAAGTTAATTAGTGATGATAGTTAAATTGGAGTTAAAAAGTTAAGAGTAGGACTAACACCAAGATCTGGAAGAGGTTTAGTAAAAATTTAAAGAATGGGTTAAAATAATTGAGCAtagtttaaaatgtaatgtagcagAATCACATGATAATGCACGCCCTTTCACAAACAAGACAGAACAACTCTCATTTTCCCTCTCAGGGGTGATCCATGGCAGCTGGAGCTGCTGGTCCTCCTGGGGATCCTGCtctggaggtcaaaggtcaaggtccCGCAGCTGCAACAACCCCGCCCCCAGAAGAGGTGGTCAGCACTGTCCCGGACTGCAGATGGAGCAGAAGCCTTGTGAGGACTCAGATATCCAGCACTTGCagtaaggacacacacacacatttgtttgtcGTGTGGTAGgatgacagaggaggagggctTACACTAACCTACCTAAGATGTCATGGTTTACCTTGTTGGGACCAGAAAATGGAAAAGTTCTGCCACTACATTATAACAAGTGCACATGCTTTAATTACTTGTTTATCTTGACAACCACAAAGAAaatgcaaacttttttttcagaacCTTAGTGACTTGATTCTAATTATAGAATTGAAAGTGACCAAATCAGTCCTCCCAATACAATCTAATTCAATCTAATCAAAACACTTTAGTTTCTCAAATATCAGAGGTGGTTAATAAGCAGCAGGTATCTATAGTGTTTCAGTTTTCTCACTGTaaactgtttgtgtgcaggATGATGGAGCCTCAGTgcttcagtctgtctgtgactcCACCAAAGACATGTGGACCACCTCCAAACCTCAGAAATGGATTTATTCAGGTGAGCTTGCTTAACTGCTATTCAccattaatcaactaatcaactttggagaaaagacagaaacgtttgtaaaatcatataaaactcTTGACTTGATTGGAAAATaattttttctgttctgttttttttctgaaatttctATGATGCCTTATTGCATCAGTGTTAGACTATAAAAACCACAGCTGGTGTTGTTTTTAGTTACTGTATGGCAACTAGTTGGGCATGTGGTTAAGcgcatgtttttgagtggagctactgtcatgtttttttcagaatCCCAGAGATTTTTACTTGGTTGGAAACCGGGTGGAGTATTCCTGCATAGATGGTCATTACCTCCGTGGAAGCGCTGTGGCTCAATGTAGTGAAAACCAGAAGTGGGTGACTGGAGCGATGGTTTGTCAAAGTACGTCTTCAGTTCAGTAACAGGAAGGTTATGTTTTTGGTCTTACACTGTAACATGATATCTTAAAATggctataaatatatatagagGTGGGACAGAGACAAGTTTCAAGTCTTGACTATAAAGTCTTGAGTCAATTCCTACGTTAAATCTATGTCCTACACTTTTTGTTTCAAGTTCTAAACAAGACATTATATGTCTGCTGGTCTGCGCTGCCAAAGCACCTTTACTTTGTAATTCTCTGCTGTCCAATCAATTCAAAGTATATCCATTATCAGGAAAATGAAGGGTTTATTCACTGTACACTTTTCTATAACTtgattatatttattcattttgagaGAATATCGAGTCATTCCAAGTCAAAAGTGATTGGTGTTAAAGTTGTTGTCATCTAGGAATCACAGTTATATTTTCCTCACTTCCTCTTACTCACAACACCTCTCTGTTCCAGGTTCCACATGTGGGATTCCTCCCCTCAACAGAGAAGTTATAGCTACGCCCCCCAAAGCAGCCTATCAGATTGGAGACCAAGTGTCCCTGTCCTGTCCCGCGGGGTCAGTGCTGGACGGTGAGGTTTCAGAGATCATATGTAGTCCCAGTCTGCAGTGGTCTCCCTCTCCAGCAGACGCTCGTTGTAACGCAGGTAATTTATTCTCAGAAACAAATGTCACTGCTCTAAAGCCTCATACGCTCAACAGGTTGACTtcttacatatatttttacactgtgaGATATATCCCCTGCTCCATCACCTCAACAGTTATccaaaatttaaagaaatagttgAAAAATAATAGAGCtcacttttcaaaatgttacaCCTCTTCTTCTATAGGACATTTTTCAATTTCACCtaaaaaattaaagttttaaaccTTAGATTGTGTATCCAAATCCAAATTAAGGTTGTGTCACTGGGGAGTATGCACACACCAATCCtgctttctgtattttcttctcAGTGCCCACAGTTCGCTCTCCTCCACCTGGCCTGAGGTGTAAATTGTGGGAGAAGGTAGGAAAAACTGACTGCGTGTGTAAAGCGCCATCTCAGTGCTCGTAAGTATGATTTTTGTGaattatttctgcattttcttcaCAAGGTCTAAGTCTTATAAGTCTAAgttttataaatactgaaatcagtaaaatactgtgttttctctgttgtcTTCATTTAGGACTTCTCTGGAGTTGTGTGCTAGAATTGGCTCAAGACAACCCCGTATACTTGGTGTTTGTCAGCTTGGAGCTCTGCGGTGTTTGGGACGGGGCTTCACATTGGCCAGTGACAGTGAATGTAACTGGCCAAAGGAGACATCCACTACCTGCGAGGACTGCAAACCAGGGACAATCTGTCAGGGTGAGTCTGCTAGACtcctttaaaggataattccttCCTTCTCATTACACATTAGGTTTTATTCTTGTTGAAGTGTAATGACAACACTGCACTGCccaagttaattgctgagatcgGGGGACACAGCAACACTGCTACAACGAAATCAGAAAgaacaagaaacacaaacaatcagACTTCACCTATTAGCCAAACATAGAGTAATTATTAGTAATTATTATAATGGAAAAGTCATAATAATCCCTGATTGCACAGGAAAGTTATGGTAAGtgcagcaggtcaaagttgaaccaaaTATTTGGTCTGTAAACTGAATTTGGGGAATAATTTTACCTTTCACcttattgttttctttcaaataagTCTGTCTAGCCTGAAGGTTTTTTTCCAACCTGTCTAATCATCTGACTGCTCCGGTTTTTTGCTCTGTTGAACTTCTTCTGAGCAATGTTGCCAATGTCCCCGGATCTCTGAGTAAACAATAGAAATGAATCCCAAAAGTGCCAAAATAAGTTTAAAACAACAGAATtgtcatttaatcatttaataatagtgtgtgtgactgcttcAGTACATAtaatcattcttttttttttcaattctaAAATCAGCGGGAAAATGTGAATGCCAAACTGCATCGGAATGCCCTAAAGACTCCGCCCCCCTGTGCGTCAGCTCTGGTGATGGCAGCGTCGCCTTGACGATGACCGAATGCGAGGTGGGGGCCAGAAGGTGTGCTGGGGAGCAGGTCAATGTAATCAGTATTGAGGCTTGTCCGCAATAAAAatggttgttgttttatttcactaaACGTTCTCACAATGTATCTAAAGCAGGAAATTATTTCTCTTCAGTGACTGAAATGTAAAtagaaacaaatgtttttttctcacatttgaaTGATGTAAATATGTTCCTCAACTTTCCTTTTTATATTTGTCATGGAGGACTGATGATTGAAGACATTTGCAcgtaaaataaacacaaggctctgttttaaacatttgacAACATTGTTATAGATTGTTTTTGTAAtatgaaattaataaaacactTTTCAGAATACATTTTGGTTCTCTTAGTTTTGCATTTGTTACCTGCATCCTCTTTGGTCTCCACTCAAGTGTTGGTATTGGGCCTATTTGATGCTATTTAatcagaggaggaagagtctaTCATTTTATCTGAGTCATTGtatataacatatttatttttggtaTAGCAGTCTCTGGCTTCACATTAATCTGTATCTCGTGTATCAGGATGTCACGTGCACATTACTGAAATGAATGTAATAGTAAATGTTGAAACATTCAAGCTTGAATGGTGAGCAAGAGCTGCAGTGAAAATCTCCTTAAGAAATACAACCAGACAGTGTtatgattttaaatttttattataTCATGTGAAGAACATTTAGCAAGTGTGACTATTGCACTCTGTGCCTGTGATTAGActtgactgactgagtgactgcTGCTGCCTTCTCCGTCCTTCAAAACGGGGTCAGATCAGGTTAACAGAATTATTAGGAAAAGCTCTGGTTAGATTTAAGGTGGCAATGAAAGAGGCTTAACAGTGAGATGTCCTGAAGATCAGATGTCAATCACTTTCAGAGCCTGTTTTCTAAAAAGGCACAAGATGGCAGCATGACACCATGGAAGGCAAAGTGATGagatataatacattttttagaaGTGAAGCATAATCGGATTTTCACTAAATTTGGTATGCCCATACAGGTTGTCCTGCAGTATGATGCCAAATGTATTCCAAATCTGACAGTAAGTGGCACAGATTTTCCATTCCAAATTactcatttcacattttgtgaaATTGTATGAAAACCTAATTATCCTtcacttttttgaaaatgaatatatGCTTCCATGGTCTCACACTGCCATCATATACATATCAACCACCGGTTTAAGCCTGATTTAGTAATGTTTTTGACTTTCCCATTGCTCCAGTTAGGTGTGCCTTCGATTTGAGTTGCATTGGGTGCTTGAACCCCAGTATACCTGCTTGCCAGTCTAGGTTTCTTTTATGAATATAATGTCACATTCTAAAGTATAACATAATGCAAGATCTCTATAATGTCTTTAAACTTGTGGTTCGACTGCATAGCGCAGtagaaaaagaaacagtcaATATTTATAGTTGACCTTTAGTGTAAATCATGTATATACAGCTATGTAgtttatttcacagttttttggCAGTGGTGAGAAATTATTTTCAACTCACCACAGTTAAATGAATCCAGAGGTTGAGTGTAGTAGCCCAGACAAGCTTTAATAGCATCATCTGGTCTCACAGACGCCCTCACTGAGGAGCTCAAACTGATAGCTAGCACATTTGAGGGCGGCCATAGAACAAAGGTCCAAGCTGCGGGTCTTCTGGGTCCTGGTCAGCTTCACACAGAACATGTGCTCTTCAGTTCTGCGACAGTTCCGAGCAGATCTGCACTCACACTTCTTATGTGCTGAAGACAAATGTAAGTTCACATAAAGAAGTGaatttgttttcagtctgaaggAAAAACttcaccagatttttttttaatgtaaaatgacaCCTGCACTAGTTTTCCATGTAACAGTATACCCATCATTAGCAGTGTCATGCCTTGTTTCCTTAAGAGAAACCAAAgagtgaaatacaaaaaaatgttgccTAAATCCTGGACAGCTTTAGCCTGAGTCTTTTAGAATTATATCATGTATGTAACACTTGTGCACATTTTAGACCTCTTTTATAAgttttttgtcttaaaatgaGTCAGCTGGAGATGCTGTTTTCAATCAACTCAAAGTTAGCTTAATTCATTACCTAGCTGCTGGCCGTTTCACACTTGAACTTTAAACAGTTGATTTAGCTTATTGCCTTCGTTGCAATTGTTTATggaattttgtgtattttttatttgagtaGTTAACTCAACTTTATAtatcatttaaagaaaataacataattttcCACTCTTTATAAGGGTTAAAATGTTATCATTGGAATGAAAGcaaaagatacaaaaataagacccaagttgtaaagaaatggaaatatatACTCTGCAGCAAattattaatacaaataaatatggatctcctaaaaaaaaattctgaatgctgaatgtgaaaatgatttGATGTCAGACACACTCACCAGAGCAGGTCTCCCACTCATAACAGGTGTCAAGATCGCAGGGCTCGTGAACAGAGCTCTTAGAGGCTATTTCGGCTCTGAACTTAGCCCACTCCAGTTTAGCCGCATCGACCGTGTCGCAGGAGCTTTCACTGATGAAGAAGAGTGGATCATTGTGGCAACGACCGGCGTGGAAGGAGCAGAGGGACATCGACACGGTGACGTTGAGGTCCAAGTTCAGGATACAGAGAGTCTCTGCATGcgaactgcacacacacacaaccacacacacacagatcagtcAGTTGCTGGTATATATGAAGTCGCCCATATATTCATTTCACAAAGATTTTTTATGATAAGTATTCACAAAAGCTTATTAAAGTTCAATATCTGTATGGATTTGGacaatttgattaaaaaactTACAGGCAGCTCTCCCGTTGGATGCAGACACACTGAGAGCCCTGAATTTTCTGTCCAGGACCGCACTGGGTCTCAGGTTCAAATGGTTCTTCTACATACAAGAAATACACAGGAACAAGATTTCAGTATTAAAACTGTAGTTAAAAATTAACTTTACTTAGACCAGATACAACATTATAACAAGAGTCTCCCTTCCTTTAAGTTACTGAGCTCCTCTTTGACACGTCTGTATGAAAAGTATGTGTTCTTCCTAATTTCCCATGACTGGGAGCTCAGAAGTAATATGCCTAAACCAGTCTCCAGTTTCTCCAGTAGTGTACTGTACCATTAGTGCAGCGTAGGTCAGCAGGTAACGGAGGCTCCCAGTCGCCACTGCTGCCACATTTGTAGAAGCCTCGTGGCAGCGGCTGTAGGCCTCTCTCGTCACAGTCAAAACCCACTGATTCACCCCTTCTGAACAGCTTCTTGTTGGGGAAGAGCGTCATCCCATCAGGGATTTCAGGAGGAAGGCAGAACATTCCTAATAGTACAAGATGACAAATCTGAACCTTAAATAAACAAGTGTAGATAAAAGTTGCAGGAATAAGCAAGTTAATCGTACCAGCTACTTGTGTTTATGGAGGGTGAAGAAACAGATGCAGTAATTGCAAAGATGTGGCTGAGTTCCTAGATCACTATTCTGGTGAGAAAGCAAACTTACTGACGCAGGTTCCTTGTGGTTGAGTCCATGTCCCATCAGGCAGACAGTTGATGTATTGGAAACCTTGCAGGTGAAATTGAGTGAAGCACTGGAACTCCTCATCCTCACCAAAATCATAATACTGCTTTGCTTTCTGTCAAAGGAGAAAATTCATAAAAACAAGAAGAGTAAGAAAGGATATAAATACTGTACCATCTACTGTTCAttttttcacttcttctttacattactgtatatcCTTTACTGTGAGATACTGTGGTATTTTATAATAATGGCTGGCTATTGTCATAACTGTTCATCCTTCTAGTATAATAAGACATCATTCATAATTAAGAGAGACAAagagttatttttgttgttattattttgagaCACATAGTCATTATTTTGACTTACCAAGTCATAATTAATGGCAAACATAATCATAATTTTGACTCTGAAGTGTGTCACCAGAACAGAGACTtggctcctgctgcagctctgtgagTTGCTcttcatttaacttttaaacttcaattaattaaaaagagCTGTCCATTTAATTTAATCAAGGTGATTACAAGTGCAAATGTTAAATCAGGAGTAAACTGTGTAATTGATCGTGTTATGGAGTGTGACAAATAGacacaagtaaataaataacaaaacattgaTCTAAAAGGCtttttgaaattaattaattttgtgatgttaaaatacattcataaaaATTCCAGCATTTAATAAcagaataatatatatttataatatattttttttcttattttaatacattatttaatatacatacatatacattatttattatttattattattaattaattaattaattaaaaggtCTGTAGTTATTTTGGTGGCTCATACCAGACTCCATATACTCATGactatttttttacatttattattctTAACGTTTcatctatatatttatttcccTGCAGTACTGAGCTTCCACATCCAAAGACTACAAGAAAAGTCAGTATTTCTCAGTATTTTAGGCAGTTACATATCAGAATAATTAGCAATGAACTAcagcttctgtctctctttctcatacattccaatatttcacttttcactGACTACAGGCTGCTGTGTTTAGTCTTTACCCTGAGGAAGCTGTTGGCAGGCCTCTGTGGCCTCAGACAGCCCTGCACACCAGGAGGCAGCTTATCCACCCAGCCCACAATGAGGTCATCATCATTGT from Thunnus albacares chromosome 18, fThuAlb1.1, whole genome shotgun sequence encodes:
- the c7b gene encoding complement component 7b codes for the protein MKLDLTAALSSLASLLVFLSPVRCQQPANCRWGSYGEWSECDGCTRTKVRTRHVEVYAQFGGAPCSGEATQTQPCVPQKRCPLETGCGDRFRCTSGQCISHSLVCNGDQDCEDGLDERSCDKDSSQYSCDLDKTPPNSDFTGRGYDVLTGKLRAGVINTLSFGGQCRKVFSGDHQVYYRLPHNVLRYNFEVKVDNDESDESYDSSWSYMQHIQANALVGHDRRTFHKELSETKAHRLIILKNKVVLAQFQNSAPQYLTLAEGFWKALSSLPVTYDYSAYRQLLQTYGTHYLSEGSLGGEYQALLELDSQAFDSNSTTDIEYQRCWKKVKRRFFRRKTKLVCEKLTKALSSSNSHKTNKMPIKVNLVGGDTTFIGALSVLDLETPEANGEVYDNWASSVKDFPEVVDQKLRPLYELVKEVHCAGLKKLHLKRAIEEYMAEEHPCHCRPCQNNGQPLLTGTECRCVCRFGTSGRACERGAVIGEQPGVIHGSWSCWSSWGSCSGGQRSRSRSCNNPAPRRGGQHCPGLQMEQKPCEDSDIQHLQMMEPQCFSLSVTPPKTCGPPPNLRNGFIQNPRDFYLVGNRVEYSCIDGHYLRGSAVAQCSENQKWVTGAMVCQSSTCGIPPLNREVIATPPKAAYQIGDQVSLSCPAGSVLDGEVSEIICSPSLQWSPSPADARCNAVPTVRSPPPGLRCKLWEKVGKTDCVCKAPSQCSTSLELCARIGSRQPRILGVCQLGALRCLGRGFTLASDSECNWPKETSTTCEDCKPGTICQAGKCECQTASECPKDSAPLCVSSGDGSVALTMTECEVGARRCAGEQVNVISIEACPQ